A DNA window from Limnochordia bacterium contains the following coding sequences:
- a CDS encoding imidazole glycerol phosphate synthase cyclase subunit — MPKVGIMPCLDLKDGRVVKGVNFTELKDAGDPVECAKTYYLHGADELALLDIGATDEKRGTTLGVVRSIAEVIQIPLTVGGGVNSVESAGAVLSAGADRVSVGTAGFMNPKLFKELALSFGRDSVVAAVDVDRNPQLPSGYEIYIHGGKTPTGRDALIWMEEVQQEGAGSLLVTSKACDGTGTGYDLELLRLIKSRVELPVIASGGAGTFAHFLAAAQAGADVLLAASVFHFGQIGIGELKEFLAEHGFC; from the coding sequence ATGCCTAAGGTAGGAATTATGCCCTGTTTGGACCTAAAGGATGGCAGAGTGGTCAAAGGGGTCAATTTCACAGAGCTTAAGGATGCGGGAGATCCGGTGGAGTGTGCCAAAACCTATTATTTACATGGGGCTGATGAATTGGCCCTCTTAGATATTGGCGCCACTGATGAGAAGCGGGGAACTACGCTAGGTGTTGTCCGTAGCATAGCCGAGGTGATCCAGATCCCTCTGACAGTGGGGGGAGGCGTCAATAGTGTGGAATCTGCTGGCGCGGTTTTATCCGCTGGAGCCGACCGGGTGTCGGTGGGTACAGCGGGATTCATGAATCCAAAGCTGTTTAAAGAGCTTGCGCTAAGTTTTGGCCGGGACAGCGTGGTGGCCGCAGTGGATGTTGATCGAAATCCGCAGCTTCCCTCGGGCTATGAAATATACATACATGGTGGCAAAACCCCGACGGGTAGGGACGCACTTATTTGGATGGAGGAAGTACAGCAAGAAGGAGCCGGTTCTTTGCTTGTGACGAGTAAAGCCTGTGATGGAACCGGGACTGGTTATGATTTGGAGCTTTTGCGCCTAATCAAAAGTAGGGTAGAGCTTCCGGTGATTGCCTCGGGTGGTGCAGGTACCTTTGCGCATTTCCTGGCGGCAGCCCAAGCAGGGGCAGACGTTCTTCTTGCGGCATCGGTTTTCCATTTCGGGCAGATAGGCATCGG